From Chryseobacterium sp. IHB B 17019, one genomic window encodes:
- a CDS encoding SLATT domain-containing protein → MKEDSITDLFYLQIQKEINRIERKADYYVWLFYFIRIIQILFAGTITVLAGLSEINDDSVAKATLILGAITTAVTAFDTLFQVDNKKNTYKLVLFELRAIRAEMVYEFMKEGEISDEFKATFLVKYQKATSYARDLISTDNDNTNEVKK, encoded by the coding sequence ATGAAAGAAGACTCTATTACTGATCTTTTTTATCTACAGATACAAAAGGAAATTAACAGAATTGAAAGAAAGGCAGATTACTATGTTTGGCTGTTTTATTTTATCCGGATTATTCAAATTCTTTTTGCAGGAACAATTACCGTTTTGGCCGGATTATCTGAAATCAATGATGACAGTGTGGCTAAAGCCACTTTAATTTTAGGTGCTATTACTACTGCTGTAACTGCATTTGACACTTTATTTCAGGTTGACAATAAGAAAAATACTTATAAACTCGTTTTATTTGAACTTAGAGCTATCAGAGCTGAAATGGTATATGAATTTATGAAAGAGGGAGAAATTAGTGATGAATTTAAAGCAACATTTTTAGTGAAATATCAAAAGGCTACTTCTTATGCGAGAGACTTAATTAGTACAGATAATGATAACACAAATGAGGTTAAAAAATAA
- a CDS encoding phosphoenolpyruvate carboxylase, whose translation MIHDQRAEKFRQIVENKFQIYNSLFMSLPYDKMTNIGMLLPFLGEESKVGYEAGKTPEEIIEEFFKNHTDLQTEEQKLELLFKIIQYIERQVVLFDSIEDAAFPNLHSESDNGTVTNMFERSLQDHKLEKVREKLKDFTVKVVFTAHPTQFYPSSVQRIIHDLRSAITTDSITNIDMLLQQLGKTPFVNKEKPTPIDEALSIISYLRNVYYDSIGELFTKIKRTFGNGNFHLHEDLIQLGFWPGGDRDGNPFVTADVTKRVAEELRSAILKSYYSHLKFVRRRLSFRGVAEALNALSDELYSSIFNGKKITVEDILKRADEAEKILVEQHNSLFLDLLVNFKDRVKIFGTHFATLDIRQDSRIHQKVVDEVFVKICGNVEATYEDKFNKLIQITNKVNADEFEDIVKDTLLTVSQVSEIQELNGLRGMNRYIISNSDAVKDVMNVYAFFKVCGYKDEEINMDIVPLFETMEGLANAENVMNALYQNPIYKKHLERRGNQQTIMLGFSDGTKDGGYLKANWEIYKAKELLTQLSIQNGIKVIFFDGRGGPPARGGGKTHDFYASQGRTIANNKIELTIQGQTITSIFGNKEQAKYNFEQLLTAGVENDVFKNSKKDLTEKERALIIELAEISYQKYSDLKAHPMFVPYLQEMSTLEYYGKTNIGSRPSKRGDGNELKFEDLRAIPFVGSWSQLKQNVPGFFGFGFAMQKMKEEGRFDEVRELYKGSDFFKTLVLNSMMSMNKSYFPLTYYIKNNPKFGAFWDVLFDEYQLSKDIMLELTGFTMLQQEDPLSRKSVKIRERIVLPLLSIQQYALMKIQKGEGNKEAYEKLVTRSLFGNINASRNSA comes from the coding sequence ATGATACACGACCAACGCGCAGAAAAATTCAGGCAGATCGTGGAGAATAAGTTCCAGATCTACAATTCATTGTTTATGAGCCTGCCTTATGATAAAATGACGAATATCGGGATGCTGCTCCCGTTTCTTGGGGAAGAAAGTAAAGTCGGTTACGAAGCCGGAAAAACGCCCGAAGAAATCATTGAAGAATTCTTTAAAAACCATACCGATCTGCAGACCGAGGAACAGAAGCTCGAACTGCTTTTTAAAATCATACAATATATTGAAAGACAGGTTGTTTTGTTCGACAGTATTGAAGATGCTGCATTCCCAAACCTTCATTCTGAAAGTGACAACGGAACGGTTACCAATATGTTTGAACGTTCCCTGCAAGACCATAAACTCGAGAAAGTTCGTGAAAAACTGAAAGATTTTACAGTAAAAGTGGTTTTTACAGCACACCCGACGCAGTTTTATCCGAGTTCTGTCCAGAGAATTATCCATGATTTGAGAAGTGCAATCACAACAGATTCTATCACAAATATTGATATGCTGTTGCAGCAGTTAGGAAAAACACCGTTTGTCAACAAAGAAAAACCAACTCCCATTGATGAGGCGTTAAGTATCATTTCTTACCTTAGAAATGTTTATTACGATTCGATTGGTGAACTGTTCACGAAAATAAAAAGAACATTTGGAAACGGGAATTTTCATTTGCACGAAGATCTTATCCAGCTCGGTTTCTGGCCGGGTGGTGACAGGGACGGAAATCCTTTTGTAACGGCTGATGTGACGAAAAGAGTGGCGGAAGAACTTCGTTCCGCGATTTTGAAATCTTATTACAGCCATTTGAAATTTGTCAGAAGAAGACTAAGTTTCAGGGGTGTTGCCGAGGCTTTAAATGCTTTGAGCGATGAGCTGTATTCTTCGATTTTCAACGGAAAGAAAATTACAGTTGAAGATATTCTAAAAAGAGCCGATGAAGCGGAAAAAATTCTTGTCGAGCAACATAATTCCTTATTCCTTGATCTGCTGGTGAATTTTAAAGATCGTGTGAAGATTTTCGGGACTCATTTTGCCACATTGGATATCCGGCAGGACAGCAGGATTCATCAGAAAGTTGTTGATGAGGTTTTTGTTAAAATCTGCGGAAATGTTGAAGCAACTTACGAGGATAAGTTTAATAAATTAATTCAAATCACAAACAAGGTTAATGCCGATGAATTTGAAGATATAGTTAAAGATACATTATTGACGGTTTCCCAGGTTTCAGAAATTCAGGAATTGAATGGTTTGAGAGGAATGAACCGTTACATTATTTCCAATTCCGATGCGGTGAAAGACGTGATGAATGTGTATGCATTTTTCAAGGTTTGCGGATATAAGGATGAAGAAATTAATATGGATATTGTTCCGCTTTTTGAGACGATGGAAGGCCTTGCTAATGCTGAAAATGTGATGAATGCATTGTACCAGAACCCGATTTACAAAAAACATTTGGAAAGAAGAGGAAACCAACAGACAATTATGCTTGGTTTTTCGGACGGGACAAAAGACGGCGGTTACCTGAAAGCCAACTGGGAAATTTATAAAGCCAAAGAACTTTTAACCCAACTTTCCATACAAAACGGAATTAAAGTAATCTTTTTCGATGGTCGGGGCGGACCTCCCGCAAGAGGTGGCGGAAAAACCCACGATTTCTATGCTTCACAGGGAAGAACGATTGCTAATAATAAAATTGAGTTAACTATTCAGGGACAGACGATTACAAGTATTTTCGGGAATAAGGAGCAGGCAAAATACAACTTCGAACAGCTTTTGACGGCCGGAGTTGAGAACGATGTTTTCAAAAATTCTAAAAAAGATTTAACGGAAAAAGAAAGAGCTTTAATTATTGAATTAGCCGAAATAAGCTATCAAAAATATTCAGATTTAAAGGCTCATCCGATGTTTGTTCCTTACCTTCAGGAGATGAGCACATTGGAATATTACGGAAAAACCAATATCGGAAGCCGACCATCGAAAAGAGGGGACGGAAACGAATTAAAATTTGAGGATTTAAGGGCAATTCCGTTTGTTGGTTCATGGTCTCAATTGAAGCAAAATGTTCCGGGATTCTTCGGTTTTGGTTTTGCGATGCAGAAAATGAAAGAAGAAGGAAGGTTTGATGAGGTAAGGGAATTATACAAAGGCTCGGATTTCTTTAAAACGCTGGTTCTGAACTCGATGATGAGTATGAATAAATCTTATTTTCCATTGACTTATTACATTAAAAATAATCCAAAATTCGGGGCTTTCTGGGATGTTCTATTCGATGAATATCAGCTTTCTAAAGATATTATGCTGGAATTGACGGGCTTTACCATGCTTCAGCAAGAAGATCCGCTATCAAGAAAATCGGTGAAAATCCGTGAGAGAATTGTACTTCCGCTGTTGAGTATTCAGCAATATGCTTTAATGAAAATTCAAAAAGGAGAAGGAAATAAGGAAGCCTATGAAAAGCTAGTGACGCGTTCTTTGTTTGGAAATATTAATGCGAGTAGAAATTCAGCTTAA
- a CDS encoding S8/S53 family peptidase, with amino-acid sequence MKKILLFCLLAGYSSVFSQTSLVFVYFKDKPNKAAFYANPLSELSQKSLNRRIALGIALNDQDAPIEQSYIQNIQTLGFTVTDYSKWLNGVAVNATPAQVATIQAQTYVQSVESFAKNSSTVPKTQNVNKWDDFTSSTNKNLTVFDYGSGSEQIDQINLRPLHLAGYTGTGVTIAVIDTGFPTVDTGSAFSRLWTNNHIKGGYDFVTKTNNIYNSTLNNHGTVVLGAIGGYIQNTFVGSAPDADFYLYRSENATAEIPEEELYWIEAAEEADRKGVDLITTSLGYATFDDPKYNYTYANLNGTTSFIARAAEIATNKGIFVNFAAGNSGVQPWHYILTPADNAKVFTIGSVDSAGASSNFSSYGPNSAGVVKPDASARGTLTTTVMNNSTTAVSGTSIATPVAAGGIACLIQAFSTMNRDQMRNRLRETASLYPAHTDQMGFGILNFGKFYNNVLNTSDLVKKDQLVIFPNPVKNILNIASENEILSMEIYDNLGRLITKVNNQKSVKVEDFAKGVYYLKIQTKDNKMYYEKFIKE; translated from the coding sequence ATGAAAAAAATTTTACTCTTTTGTCTGTTAGCAGGTTACTCGTCTGTTTTTTCTCAGACTTCGCTTGTTTTTGTTTATTTTAAAGACAAACCAAACAAGGCCGCATTTTACGCAAATCCGTTGTCCGAACTGTCACAGAAATCCCTCAACCGCCGTATTGCATTGGGAATTGCCCTTAATGATCAGGATGCACCTATCGAGCAGTCATACATCCAAAATATCCAAACACTGGGCTTCACTGTTACGGATTATTCAAAATGGCTGAATGGTGTTGCCGTTAACGCGACTCCGGCTCAGGTAGCGACAATTCAGGCTCAGACTTATGTACAATCGGTTGAAAGTTTTGCTAAAAATTCTTCCACTGTTCCCAAAACTCAAAATGTAAACAAATGGGATGATTTCACAAGCTCAACGAATAAAAACTTAACCGTATTTGATTACGGCTCAGGCTCTGAACAGATCGACCAGATCAATCTTCGTCCGCTTCATCTTGCAGGTTATACCGGGACAGGCGTGACAATTGCAGTGATTGATACGGGATTTCCGACAGTAGATACAGGTTCTGCCTTCTCAAGATTGTGGACGAATAATCACATTAAGGGAGGTTATGATTTTGTGACCAAAACGAACAATATTTATAATTCTACACTTAACAATCACGGAACCGTAGTTTTGGGGGCAATCGGAGGTTATATCCAAAATACATTTGTAGGATCTGCGCCGGATGCGGATTTTTATTTATACCGAAGTGAAAATGCCACCGCAGAAATTCCCGAAGAAGAATTATACTGGATTGAAGCAGCCGAAGAGGCCGACAGAAAAGGCGTTGATTTAATCACGACATCGCTTGGTTACGCTACTTTTGATGATCCGAAATACAATTACACTTACGCTAATTTGAACGGAACAACCTCTTTTATTGCGAGAGCAGCCGAAATTGCCACCAATAAAGGAATTTTTGTGAATTTTGCAGCTGGAAACTCAGGAGTACAGCCTTGGCATTACATTTTGACTCCGGCTGATAATGCTAAAGTTTTCACGATAGGTTCGGTAGATTCGGCGGGAGCTTCTTCTAACTTTTCATCTTACGGACCCAATTCAGCAGGTGTAGTAAAGCCGGATGCAAGCGCAAGAGGAACTTTAACCACAACGGTAATGAATAATTCTACAACTGCCGTAAGCGGAACTTCCATTGCAACACCCGTAGCTGCAGGAGGAATTGCATGTCTTATCCAGGCTTTTTCCACGATGAACCGGGATCAAATGAGAAATCGATTAAGAGAAACGGCATCGCTCTATCCTGCTCACACCGATCAAATGGGTTTTGGAATCCTGAATTTCGGAAAGTTTTATAATAATGTTTTGAATACATCAGATTTAGTAAAAAAGGACCAGTTGGTGATTTTTCCTAATCCTGTTAAAAATATTCTGAATATTGCTTCTGAAAACGAAATTCTTTCTATGGAAATCTATGATAATTTGGGAAGATTAATTACAAAAGTTAACAATCAAAAATCTGTAAAGGTTGAAGATTTTGCAAAAGGAGTCTATTACCTGAAAATTCAGACGAAAGATAATAAAATGTATTACGAAAAATTCATTAAAGAATAA
- a CDS encoding DegT/DnrJ/EryC1/StrS family aminotransferase — protein sequence MKKIQMVDLQSQYYKIKNDVDNAVLNVMDSAAFINGPEVKSFQNELESYLEVKNVIPCANGTDALQIALMALDLQEGDEIITADFTFAATVEVIHLLKLKSVLVDVDYDTFTISTEAIKKAITPKTKAIIPVHIFGQCADMEEILKIAKEHNLYVIEDNAQAIGSEYTFSDGTVKAAGTMGTIGTTSFFPSKNLGCYGDGGAIYTNDDEVAHRLRGIVNHGMYERYYHDEVGVNSRLDSVQAAVLRKKLPHLDTYNEARKRAADYYDEAFAGHENILTPKRAENSTHVFHQYTLRILNGKRNELQKFLTEKEIPAMIYYPVALRKQKAYYQESNDADFVNTDKLLDQVISLPMHTELDDEQLKYITDAVLEFMG from the coding sequence ATGAAAAAAATTCAGATGGTTGACTTACAAAGTCAGTATTACAAAATAAAGAACGATGTAGATAATGCAGTTTTAAATGTAATGGATTCGGCGGCTTTTATCAATGGCCCTGAGGTAAAGTCTTTCCAGAATGAATTGGAATCTTATTTGGAAGTAAAAAACGTTATTCCTTGTGCAAACGGAACAGATGCGCTTCAAATTGCGTTGATGGCTCTGGATCTGCAGGAAGGTGACGAGATTATCACGGCAGATTTTACTTTTGCCGCTACGGTAGAGGTTATTCATTTATTAAAATTAAAATCTGTTTTGGTAGATGTGGATTACGATACATTTACGATTTCAACAGAAGCGATTAAAAAAGCGATCACTCCAAAAACAAAAGCAATTATTCCGGTACATATTTTCGGGCAATGTGCTGATATGGAGGAAATTTTAAAGATTGCGAAAGAACATAATTTATACGTAATCGAAGACAATGCCCAAGCGATCGGTTCAGAATATACGTTCTCTGACGGTACTGTAAAAGCAGCGGGGACAATGGGAACTATAGGGACTACTTCATTTTTCCCTTCTAAAAACTTAGGCTGTTATGGTGATGGTGGTGCAATTTACACGAATGATGATGAAGTGGCCCACCGTTTAAGAGGAATCGTAAACCACGGAATGTACGAAAGATATTACCATGACGAGGTAGGAGTAAACTCGAGATTAGACAGTGTTCAGGCGGCAGTTTTAAGAAAAAAACTTCCACATCTTGATACTTACAATGAAGCAAGAAAAAGGGCCGCAGATTACTACGATGAAGCTTTTGCCGGGCACGAAAATATTTTAACTCCAAAAAGAGCGGAAAATTCTACCCATGTTTTTCATCAGTATACCTTGAGAATCCTGAATGGAAAACGTAATGAACTGCAGAAATTCTTAACAGAAAAAGAGATACCTGCCATGATCTATTATCCTGTAGCTTTAAGAAAACAAAAAGCATATTACCAGGAAAGTAACGATGCGGATTTCGTGAATACAGATAAGCTTCTGGATCAGGTAATTTCTCTTCCGATGCACACGGAACTGGATGATGAGCAGCTGAAGTATATTACGGATGCTGTGCTGGAGTTTATGGGGTAA
- the galE gene encoding UDP-glucose 4-epimerase GalE, with translation MAILVTGGLGYIGSHTVVELLNNNFEVVIVDDLSNSERFILKNIEEITGKKPVFYPFDLKRRELLTQVFDAHEIDGCINFAASKAVGESQLIPVDYYENNLFSLINILQEFKERGISNFIFSSSCTVYGQADTMPIDENTPLKMPESVYGKTKQMGEEILADFAKAYRRKISLLRYFNPIGAHPSGKIGELPIGIPNNLVPYVMQTAAGIREKLNIWGNDYPTEDGTAVRDYIYVVDLAKAHVAALKRLMNDQSGEAVIDIFNLGTGKGSSVLEVVKAFEIANNVEVPYQICDRREGDITVAYANVDKAEKELGWKSETPLEEALRTVWEWQKYLGTRNV, from the coding sequence ATGGCAATACTCGTAACAGGAGGTCTTGGATATATCGGTTCGCACACGGTTGTGGAGCTTTTAAATAACAATTTTGAAGTTGTTATTGTAGATGATTTATCCAATTCCGAAAGGTTTATTTTAAAAAATATTGAAGAAATTACGGGTAAAAAACCTGTTTTTTATCCTTTTGATTTAAAAAGGAGAGAGCTTCTGACGCAGGTTTTTGATGCTCATGAGATTGATGGCTGTATCAATTTTGCGGCCTCGAAAGCGGTTGGTGAAAGTCAGTTGATACCGGTGGATTATTATGAAAATAATTTATTTTCTTTAATTAATATTTTACAGGAGTTTAAAGAAAGAGGAATTTCAAATTTCATTTTCAGTTCATCCTGTACGGTTTACGGGCAGGCAGATACAATGCCTATTGACGAAAATACACCACTGAAAATGCCCGAAAGTGTTTACGGAAAGACGAAACAAATGGGTGAGGAGATTTTAGCTGATTTTGCAAAAGCTTATCGCCGAAAAATTTCGTTGTTGAGATATTTTAATCCCATTGGAGCGCATCCATCAGGGAAAATAGGGGAATTGCCGATTGGGATTCCGAATAATTTAGTACCTTACGTTATGCAAACTGCTGCCGGAATTCGTGAAAAATTGAATATTTGGGGGAACGACTACCCAACGGAAGACGGAACTGCGGTGCGTGATTATATTTACGTTGTTGATCTTGCAAAAGCGCACGTTGCTGCTCTGAAAAGATTAATGAATGACCAATCCGGGGAGGCTGTAATTGATATTTTCAACCTCGGAACAGGAAAAGGATCTTCGGTGCTGGAAGTTGTAAAGGCTTTTGAAATAGCAAATAATGTGGAGGTTCCTTACCAGATTTGCGACAGAAGGGAAGGAGATATTACCGTTGCCTATGCCAATGTGGATAAAGCAGAAAAAGAACTTGGCTGGAAGTCGGAAACTCCTTTGGAAGAGGCTTTGAGGACGGTTTGGGAATGGCAGAAATATCTGGGAACAAGAAATGTTTAA
- a CDS encoding adenylyltransferase/cytidyltransferase family protein, whose product MKTQRIGITFSSFDLLHAGHIKMLEEAKTVCDYLIVGLQIDPSHDRPNKNRPTQTIVERYIQLKAVNAVDEIIPYYTEEDLLDILKSFVIDVRIIGDDYLDRDFTGKKYCEEKGIEIFYNKRDHRFSSSDLRRRIYEAEMEKISRTETIK is encoded by the coding sequence ATGAAAACACAAAGAATTGGCATTACGTTTTCGTCGTTTGACTTACTTCATGCCGGTCACATTAAAATGCTTGAAGAAGCAAAAACGGTTTGTGACTATCTTATCGTTGGCTTGCAGATTGATCCCTCTCATGATCGGCCAAACAAGAATAGACCCACGCAGACCATTGTAGAAAGATATATTCAGCTGAAGGCAGTGAATGCTGTTGATGAGATTATTCCTTACTATACGGAAGAAGATCTTCTGGATATTTTAAAGTCTTTTGTAATTGATGTAAGAATCATCGGTGATGATTACCTGGACAGAGATTTTACAGGGAAAAAATATTGCGAAGAGAAAGGTATTGAGATCTTTTACAATAAAAGAGACCACAGGTTTTCCTCCAGTGACCTGAGAAGAAGAATTTATGAAGCTGAAATGGAAAAAATTTCAAGAACTGAAACCATAAAATAA
- a CDS encoding TonB-dependent receptor domain-containing protein, which produces MNQTEIINIFTKKTLGLTFVLSAAALAFAQEKVGISGSVVNKNNQPVPYASVTFSNKANKLFSDAALTDEKGQYTLQLAPGNYDVSVEAIDYKKSTLTKQITAAGNIGALSIEPEATATNLKTNEIQGVTITAQSTKPYKVELDKRTYDPSQDIVSKGGNLQDVLANVPSVSVDTDGTVSMRGSSNVKFLINGKPSALLGIDDGANALQSIPADQIERIEVITNPSSKFEASGTAGILNIILKKSKKTGFNGSVTGTVGYLPQTNLNTNLSWRKGNLTWFLNGGGGYRESKSTNRNDDYFNNAVLDDDLVQRNTDSENKNKSNNYNASAGIVYDITDKTSVNASGTVRTFDSENIGNIDYYYTYFKDPNSTSKRVTLGSNNNLAFQGDFGLDHKFNDKGQNLSLSLSLQRNRSYNDTDINQTRNGAFELQNIVNQNTINRSVIAKADYELPIGENSKLEAGYRLDINNNDYSNDVQQSTLAAPDLSFLPLYTYDANYKETFNAFYLQFKSKIGRLGYQLGLRDELSNVDIFYKNLVANKPAINTTKNYNNLFPSVYLSYEIAKDNQFLLNYTRRIDRPRSFFMIPNPNYNDNQNIFDGNIDLNPSYVDSYEFGYSISKKKFTINPTLYYRHQTDDTKMLVYNKLAEDENGNILIPKVVESHTKPINLGTDDRYGLDLNFNWDATSWLKFLGNVDLFGYNTKGSTVYDTYDHLGNPIQAVANFEGKGFSTRARLTTTVKVDKTLNFQFQGFYRGGQKTAYQDRKDMYAINFGASKTIWNGNATISFNIQDIFNTRAMRSTTYTANSVRDSYMQWQPRQFALSFTYRFKQGEKIEQPKKKKDINANDAGGDEQGPM; this is translated from the coding sequence ATGAATCAGACGGAAATCATTAACATTTTTACAAAAAAAACCTTAGGGCTTACTTTTGTACTTTCGGCAGCGGCATTGGCCTTTGCGCAGGAAAAGGTAGGTATTTCCGGGTCGGTTGTCAATAAAAACAACCAGCCTGTCCCTTATGCTTCTGTTACGTTCAGTAATAAAGCAAACAAATTATTCAGCGATGCTGCCCTTACCGATGAAAAAGGACAATATACCCTTCAGCTGGCTCCCGGAAATTACGATGTAAGCGTGGAGGCAATCGATTACAAAAAAAGTACGCTTACCAAGCAGATTACTGCAGCTGGAAACATTGGAGCTTTATCAATTGAGCCTGAAGCAACTGCTACCAACCTGAAAACCAATGAAATTCAAGGGGTGACAATTACTGCTCAGTCTACAAAACCATATAAAGTAGAATTAGATAAAAGAACGTATGACCCGTCTCAGGATATTGTAAGTAAGGGGGGAAATCTTCAGGATGTTCTTGCTAATGTGCCTTCGGTTTCTGTGGATACAGACGGTACGGTTTCCATGAGGGGAAGCTCTAATGTAAAGTTTTTGATCAACGGAAAACCTTCTGCCCTCCTGGGAATTGATGACGGAGCCAATGCTTTGCAAAGTATTCCGGCAGACCAGATTGAGAGAATTGAGGTGATTACCAACCCTTCTTCAAAATTTGAGGCTAGTGGAACGGCAGGTATTCTGAATATCATTTTAAAGAAGAGCAAGAAAACAGGCTTTAATGGAAGTGTCACGGGAACTGTAGGATATCTGCCACAAACTAATTTAAATACAAACCTTAGCTGGAGAAAAGGTAATCTTACCTGGTTTCTGAATGGCGGCGGCGGATATAGAGAATCCAAAAGCACAAACCGAAATGATGATTATTTCAACAATGCAGTACTGGATGATGATTTGGTACAAAGGAATACAGATTCTGAAAACAAAAATAAAAGCAACAACTACAATGCTTCTGCCGGAATCGTATATGACATTACAGACAAAACTTCTGTAAACGCATCGGGAACCGTAAGAACATTTGACAGTGAAAATATAGGAAATATTGATTATTACTATACATATTTTAAAGATCCGAATAGTACGTCGAAAAGGGTAACATTAGGAAGCAATAACAACCTGGCTTTTCAGGGTGATTTTGGATTAGATCATAAGTTTAATGATAAAGGGCAGAACTTGTCATTATCATTAAGCTTACAAAGAAACAGGTCTTACAATGATACGGATATTAATCAAACCCGTAACGGTGCATTCGAATTACAGAATATTGTTAATCAAAATACAATTAATAGATCTGTAATTGCCAAAGCTGACTACGAATTACCTATTGGTGAAAACTCTAAGCTTGAAGCGGGCTACAGACTCGATATTAATAATAACGACTACAGCAATGATGTACAGCAAAGTACACTTGCGGCTCCTGATTTATCCTTTTTACCGTTGTATACTTACGATGCTAATTATAAAGAAACCTTTAATGCTTTTTATTTACAGTTTAAAAGCAAGATCGGAAGACTTGGTTATCAGCTAGGATTGAGAGATGAACTTTCCAATGTTGACATATTCTATAAAAACTTAGTTGCGAACAAACCAGCGATCAACACTACGAAAAATTACAATAATTTGTTCCCTAGTGTTTATTTAAGCTATGAAATTGCTAAAGACAATCAGTTTTTATTAAATTATACAAGAAGAATAGACCGTCCAAGATCATTCTTTATGATTCCGAATCCGAATTATAATGATAACCAGAATATCTTCGATGGTAATATTGATCTGAACCCTTCATATGTTGATTCTTATGAATTCGGTTACAGTATTTCCAAAAAGAAATTCACGATAAACCCGACACTATACTACAGACATCAGACTGATGATACAAAAATGCTTGTATATAATAAATTAGCTGAGGATGAAAATGGAAATATTTTAATTCCGAAAGTTGTAGAATCTCATACAAAACCAATTAATCTTGGTACTGATGACCGTTACGGATTAGATTTGAATTTTAACTGGGATGCAACAAGCTGGCTGAAATTCCTCGGAAACGTGGATTTATTCGGATATAATACAAAAGGAAGTACTGTCTATGATACTTATGATCACTTAGGAAACCCAATTCAGGCTGTGGCTAATTTTGAAGGAAAAGGTTTCTCAACAAGAGCAAGACTTACCACTACCGTAAAAGTGGATAAAACATTGAATTTCCAGTTTCAGGGTTTCTACAGAGGAGGCCAGAAAACAGCATATCAGGATAGAAAAGACATGTACGCTATCAATTTCGGGGCTTCAAAAACCATCTGGAACGGAAACGCTACCATTTCTTTCAACATCCAAGATATCTTCAATACGAGAGCAATGAGATCCACCACTTATACCGCAAACAGTGTAAGAGATTCTTATATGCAGTGGCAGCCAAGACAATTTGCACTGTCATTCACTTACAGATTCAAGCAAGGAGAGAAAATCGAGCAGCCTAAGAAGAAAAAAGACATCAATGCCAATGATGCCGGCGGAGATGAGCAAGGCCCGATGTAA
- the mltG gene encoding endolytic transglycosylase MltG — MKKTVLIIILLIFVVGGFFGLRFYNKYFGNNIEKEGYVLIPHEANFKQILDSAAKYVDNKESFESVAKEKELDKYFKAGRYHFQKGMGNSNLVNMIKAGNQTENSFRIGDFGDIYQMVGKVTKKTELDSLQFIKDLNTIAAEKGYKNAEDLKKYFFIDTYNFFWTVTPKEFFKKFDDQYNTFWNSERKAEEQQSGLTRDQIYALASIVYKESGGKKDEMRTIAGLYLNRYRKGMKLQSDPTVIYAINKQTNFKESIKRVLYKHLTTPSPYNTYANPGIPPGPICIVDKNSVDAVLNAEKNDYIFMCADPARFGYHKFTASAEQHAINAKAYQDWLNSKNIK; from the coding sequence ATGAAAAAAACTGTTCTGATAATCATCCTCCTGATTTTTGTAGTAGGCGGATTTTTTGGTCTGAGATTTTATAATAAATACTTCGGAAATAATATCGAAAAAGAAGGATATGTTCTGATTCCTCATGAAGCGAATTTTAAGCAAATCCTTGATTCTGCGGCAAAATATGTTGACAATAAAGAATCTTTCGAATCCGTGGCAAAAGAAAAAGAACTTGATAAATATTTCAAGGCCGGCCGTTATCATTTTCAGAAAGGTATGGGAAACTCCAACTTGGTGAACATGATTAAAGCAGGAAATCAGACGGAAAACAGCTTCAGAATCGGTGATTTTGGGGATATTTATCAGATGGTTGGCAAAGTAACCAAAAAAACAGAGCTTGATTCTCTGCAATTTATAAAAGACCTGAATACAATAGCTGCTGAAAAGGGCTATAAGAACGCAGAAGACCTCAAAAAATATTTCTTTATTGATACTTATAATTTTTTCTGGACGGTAACTCCAAAAGAGTTTTTTAAAAAATTTGATGATCAATACAATACATTCTGGAACAGCGAAAGAAAGGCGGAAGAACAACAATCCGGCTTAACGAGAGATCAGATCTATGCTCTTGCTTCCATCGTTTATAAAGAATCCGGAGGAAAAAAAGATGAAATGAGAACGATTGCCGGATTATACCTGAACCGTTACAGAAAAGGCATGAAACTGCAGTCTGACCCTACCGTAATTTATGCGATCAACAAGCAGACAAATTTTAAAGAATCCATTAAAAGAGTGTTGTACAAGCATTTGACGACACCTTCTCCATATAATACTTACGCCAATCCAGGAATTCCTCCAGGACCGATCTGTATTGTAGATAAGAATTCTGTAGACGCCGTTTTGAATGCCGAAAAGAATGATTATATCTTCATGTGTGCCGATCCCGCGAGATTTGGTTATCATAAATTCACAGCAAGTGCCGAGCAGCATGCCATCAACGCAAAAGCATATCAGGACTGGCTGAATTCTAAGAATATAAAATAG